A genomic segment from Rubrobacter tropicus encodes:
- a CDS encoding 50S ribosomal protein L25 produces the protein MADNVTLQARERDERGKNAARRLRASGMLPAILYGDGESTSLAVETRTLDYTLTHFGDNALYDIDLGSGNATARVVDAHRDPVTGLLVHVDFAPVNMREKIEVTVPLTVVGEAAGSEEGGVLQQVAYEIQVETLPGDIPQEITLDVTPLGMNENLTLGDLSLPEGVELLSDPEEVAATVTQPTEITDEEMEAAGIVEEESDEELAEGEEAEGEEAEEGDEGSAEEGEERENG, from the coding sequence ATGGCGGACAACGTAACTTTGCAGGCGAGGGAGCGCGACGAGCGGGGCAAGAACGCCGCCCGGCGCCTCCGGGCCTCCGGGATGCTCCCGGCGATCCTCTACGGCGACGGGGAGAGCACGTCTCTCGCGGTCGAGACGAGGACGCTGGACTACACCCTCACCCATTTCGGGGACAACGCCCTCTACGACATAGATCTCGGCTCCGGGAACGCGACGGCCCGCGTCGTCGACGCCCACCGGGACCCCGTCACCGGCCTGCTGGTCCACGTCGACTTCGCGCCGGTGAACATGCGCGAGAAGATCGAGGTAACCGTCCCGCTCACGGTCGTCGGAGAGGCCGCCGGCTCCGAGGAGGGCGGCGTGCTGCAGCAGGTGGCGTACGAGATCCAGGTCGAGACCCTGCCGGGGGACATCCCGCAGGAGATCACGCTGGACGTCACGCCCCTCGGCATGAACGAGAACCTCACGCTGGGGGACCTGTCCCTGCCGGAGGGGGTCGAGCTTCTCTCCGACCCGGAGGAAGTGGCCGCCACGGTGACCCAGCCGACGGAGATCACGGACGAGGAGATGGAGGCCGCCGGCATCGTCGAGGAAGAGTCCGACGAGGAGCTTGCCGAGGGCGAAGAGGCCGAAGGTGAGGAGGCCGAAGAGGGCGACGAGGGTTCCGCCGAGGAAGGCGAAGAGCGGGAGAACGGGTAA
- the pth gene encoding aminoacyl-tRNA hydrolase, with product MRRPKRATRVPPRKAKSGRTGNLRLARSFFGRNDGGGPSGSPVVVGLGNPGRSYERTRHNAGYLVVEELARRHGGSWRRKKKAETAEVSVGPKNVTLLKPTTFMNLSGSALAGRRADDLILVHDDLDLDPGTVRVKVGGGAGGHNGLRSTIQNIGPDFTRVRIGIGRPPEGSRITVTDFVLGRMDSAVKDALPLAADAVEAVLEEGAEAAMNRFNVRSA from the coding sequence GTGAGGAGGCCGAAGAGGGCGACGAGGGTTCCGCCGAGGAAGGCGAAGAGCGGGAGAACGGGTAACCTGCGGCTCGCGCGCTCCTTTTTCGGGCGAAATGACGGCGGGGGGCCTTCCGGGTCCCCCGTAGTCGTTGGCCTCGGAAACCCCGGCCGCTCCTACGAACGCACCCGCCACAACGCCGGCTACCTCGTCGTCGAGGAGCTGGCCCGCCGCCACGGCGGCTCCTGGCGCCGGAAGAAGAAGGCCGAGACGGCCGAAGTCTCCGTCGGCCCGAAGAACGTCACCCTGCTAAAACCAACGACGTTCATGAACCTCTCGGGCTCGGCGCTGGCGGGCCGACGGGCGGACGACCTCATCCTCGTCCACGACGACCTCGACCTCGACCCCGGCACCGTCAGGGTCAAGGTCGGCGGCGGTGCGGGCGGCCACAACGGCCTCCGCTCGACGATCCAGAACATAGGCCCGGACTTCACGCGCGTCCGCATCGGCATAGGCCGCCCCCCCGAGGGGTCCCGTATCACGGTAACGGACTTCGTCCTGGGCCGGATGGACTCGGCGGTAAAGGATGCCCTTCCCCTGGCCGCCGACGCGGTCGAGGCCGTGCTGGAGGAGGGCGCCGAAGCGGCCATGAACCGCTTCAACGTGCGGTCGGCGTAG